One segment of Desulfovibrio inopinatus DSM 10711 DNA contains the following:
- the nuoG gene encoding NADH-quinone oxidoreductase subunit NuoG has product MPKLIIDGREIEVEKGTLVIDAAEQLGIMIPRFCYHEALGNVGACRLCAVMFVDGPVKGLRMSCMVEAKDEMVVATNHPEAVAFRSAVIEWLMVNHPHDCPVCDEGGHCLLQDMTVAGGHGSRRYWGPKRTYADQHLGPLVQHEMNRCIHCYRCVRYYREYAGYEDYGVFGMAQRVYFGRFSPGRLESPFAGNLIDVCPTGTLTDKPSRYRARRWDLQRGAGICLHCSLGCSITTGVRYRDVVRIEARKNPETNDYFICDRGRYGFEYANLPKRPRQAQIDGQPASMDDAILAAAARLEQYKKTNALAIYTSARASLESQAMAVHLAHHAEFPAPSFFSGQYEREIVREIVAELDEEIVCSQKDIRDSDLIIVVLADALGEAPMLALALRQAARRGADVIVVDPRPVELPCSCTHIPASRAQSIGVLGAITRHTFAAPEKDSGFYEFWDQLPDAFPKELDATVCDVVAKKLSQARRPCVVSGTRLASAGFPGVFAGLVRLWRERGKDARLFTILPGPNAFGAALLDTTAGRSAEELLHAIESGDVTGLICAEADIFSCSINRERTRKILEKLETCIVLDHVPSDTSEMAHVFIPTQNVFEAGGGFVNQEGRLQYSTPVYAGGLPVRQDGAGSHPPRTFSSHIPGGDPRPLWQVFAQIENALVPQSPCITSGWDVIKNVFPIVPDTPPQSSDWGMRLVPAMKDGPRIGAVVCPPCIIGPATLDVLAVETVFGTEELSAYGRLVPGLAAGPEAFMHENEAAKRGFIQDDIIVMSLADGLVRAVLHVRNDMAENTLVLRRPEGLCTLVAGRIPDSGIEHQVWKERENENAGRVEYDPIETGEECPWKQR; this is encoded by the coding sequence ATGCCCAAATTGATTATAGATGGTCGTGAAATCGAGGTGGAAAAAGGCACCTTAGTCATTGATGCGGCTGAACAGCTCGGCATCATGATTCCCCGTTTTTGTTACCACGAAGCCTTGGGCAACGTGGGTGCCTGCCGATTGTGCGCGGTTATGTTTGTGGATGGGCCGGTGAAAGGGTTGCGGATGAGCTGCATGGTCGAAGCCAAAGACGAGATGGTCGTTGCAACGAATCATCCCGAAGCGGTGGCGTTTCGATCGGCCGTCATCGAGTGGCTCATGGTCAATCATCCTCATGATTGCCCCGTGTGCGACGAGGGCGGGCATTGTCTCTTGCAAGATATGACCGTTGCGGGTGGGCATGGGAGTCGGCGTTATTGGGGGCCTAAACGAACGTATGCCGATCAGCATCTTGGCCCGCTTGTTCAACATGAAATGAATCGATGTATTCATTGTTATCGGTGTGTGCGCTATTACCGTGAATATGCCGGATACGAAGATTATGGTGTCTTTGGGATGGCCCAACGAGTGTACTTCGGACGGTTTTCTCCCGGACGTCTGGAGAGCCCCTTTGCTGGCAATCTTATCGATGTGTGCCCAACCGGGACGTTGACGGATAAACCTTCACGGTATCGGGCGCGACGATGGGATCTGCAACGCGGTGCAGGGATTTGTCTCCACTGTTCCTTGGGCTGCTCTATTACTACCGGCGTACGATATCGGGATGTTGTTCGGATTGAAGCGCGCAAAAATCCGGAAACAAATGACTATTTTATCTGTGACCGTGGTCGGTATGGTTTCGAATATGCTAACCTGCCGAAAAGGCCTCGTCAGGCACAGATTGATGGTCAGCCCGCCAGCATGGACGATGCCATTCTTGCCGCTGCTGCGCGACTTGAGCAATACAAAAAGACAAACGCACTCGCGATATATACATCCGCGCGAGCCAGTCTTGAAAGTCAGGCCATGGCAGTTCACCTGGCACATCATGCCGAGTTCCCTGCGCCATCATTTTTTTCCGGGCAATATGAACGGGAGATCGTTCGAGAGATCGTCGCGGAATTGGATGAAGAAATCGTATGCAGTCAAAAGGATATCCGAGACAGTGATCTGATTATTGTCGTTTTGGCCGACGCCTTGGGCGAAGCACCGATGTTGGCGTTAGCATTGCGGCAAGCTGCGCGCAGAGGAGCCGATGTCATTGTCGTTGATCCACGTCCAGTGGAGTTGCCATGTTCCTGCACACATATTCCTGCGTCACGCGCTCAGTCTATTGGGGTTTTGGGAGCGATAACTCGTCATACGTTTGCCGCGCCCGAAAAAGACAGCGGGTTTTATGAGTTCTGGGATCAGTTGCCCGATGCGTTCCCCAAAGAATTGGACGCCACGGTGTGCGATGTCGTTGCGAAAAAACTTTCACAGGCTCGGCGTCCTTGCGTGGTTTCAGGAACACGGCTGGCATCGGCCGGTTTTCCCGGTGTTTTTGCGGGACTTGTTCGATTGTGGCGAGAACGTGGCAAAGATGCTCGACTTTTTACCATACTCCCTGGACCTAACGCTTTTGGCGCGGCATTGCTTGACACGACAGCGGGACGAAGTGCTGAGGAATTGCTTCATGCCATTGAATCCGGCGATGTCACTGGGTTGATATGCGCCGAAGCAGATATCTTTTCCTGTTCTATCAACCGTGAACGAACACGAAAGATTTTGGAGAAGCTCGAAACATGCATTGTCTTGGATCATGTGCCGTCAGACACGAGCGAAATGGCACATGTGTTTATCCCCACACAAAATGTTTTTGAAGCTGGCGGCGGATTCGTCAACCAAGAAGGGCGGTTGCAATACTCAACACCGGTTTATGCCGGTGGGCTTCCGGTGCGACAAGATGGGGCAGGTAGTCATCCTCCACGCACGTTTTCTTCCCATATTCCAGGCGGTGATCCCAGACCATTATGGCAGGTGTTTGCGCAGATTGAAAATGCTTTGGTACCGCAATCTCCCTGCATTACATCAGGGTGGGATGTGATAAAAAATGTATTTCCCATTGTACCGGATACACCGCCACAGTCTTCGGATTGGGGAATGCGTCTTGTCCCGGCGATGAAAGACGGACCGCGCATCGGCGCCGTGGTGTGCCCTCCGTGTATTATCGGACCAGCGACCCTTGATGTGCTTGCCGTGGAAACTGTCTTCGGCACGGAAGAATTGTCGGCGTACGGTCGTCTTGTTCCTGGATTGGCTGCCGGGCCGGAAGCCTTCATGCATGAGAACGAAGCGGCAAAACGCGGTTTTATTCAAGACGATATCATTGTTATGTCTCTTGCTGATGGACTTGTACGCGCGGTGTTGCATGTGCGGAATGATATGGCCGAAAATACGTTGGTACTACGACGTCCCGAAGGCTTGTGTACATTGGTGGCCGGCCGCATACCGGATAGCGGTATTGAGCATCAGGTGTGGAAGGAACGTGAGAACGAGAACGCCGGGCGGGTTGAATACGACCCCATTGAAACCGGGGAGGAGTGTCCATGGAAACAACGATAA
- a CDS encoding complex I 51 kDa subunit family protein, whose product MPELVLLKNQKPGRAATLEEYRASGGYEGLKRALNSLAPKELITMVLDSGLRGRGGAGFPTGRKWSFLKDDAPHPRYIQLNTDEMEPGTFKDRILVNTDPHLVIEGVILTGYAIQAQEGVFFIRPSYEADAVLLETSLQEARDAGYLGKNILGSDFSFDIIVHRSAGRYICGEATAQANAIMGRRPNPDKTSHMIASGLWGQPTVVNNVETLAFVPHIVRNGVEWFKELAATPGGDGTKLYCVSGKVAKPGCIEMPMGTTLGEIIFEQAGGMLHGAEFKACLPGGASTGFLRGNHLSLPLDFESMKGAGQRLGTGSIIVFDKKTCLVQATINILSYFARESCGWCTPCREGLPLMLQVLKKIESGQATPDDMQTLRIMAAQMRHAYCGLAEGAAAPVLGLLDEFSDEVRDHLNGKGCPFTRDGSFPKPGAWNDRSVKTERRGP is encoded by the coding sequence ATGCCTGAGCTCGTATTATTAAAGAATCAGAAACCCGGGAGAGCCGCTACACTGGAAGAGTATCGCGCCAGTGGCGGGTACGAAGGGCTCAAACGTGCATTAAACTCACTTGCGCCCAAAGAACTCATCACCATGGTGCTTGATTCAGGCTTGCGTGGTCGAGGTGGCGCCGGGTTTCCCACTGGACGCAAGTGGTCTTTTCTCAAAGACGATGCCCCGCATCCGCGGTACATCCAACTCAATACGGATGAGATGGAACCCGGCACGTTTAAAGATCGTATCCTCGTCAATACCGACCCGCATCTTGTTATCGAAGGTGTCATCTTGACGGGATACGCGATCCAGGCCCAGGAAGGGGTCTTTTTTATCCGGCCTTCCTACGAAGCGGACGCGGTCTTACTCGAAACATCATTGCAAGAAGCGCGAGATGCCGGGTATTTGGGAAAGAATATTTTAGGCAGTGATTTCTCCTTCGACATTATCGTGCACCGCAGTGCCGGCCGGTATATATGCGGTGAAGCCACAGCCCAAGCCAACGCTATTATGGGACGTCGACCCAATCCGGACAAGACAAGCCACATGATAGCAAGTGGTCTGTGGGGGCAACCGACTGTTGTTAATAATGTGGAAACACTTGCGTTTGTGCCTCATATTGTGCGCAATGGCGTCGAGTGGTTCAAGGAACTGGCCGCAACACCAGGGGGAGATGGCACGAAGCTTTACTGTGTCAGCGGCAAGGTCGCAAAACCGGGCTGTATTGAGATGCCCATGGGAACAACCTTGGGAGAGATCATATTTGAGCAAGCTGGGGGCATGCTTCACGGTGCTGAATTTAAAGCTTGTCTTCCTGGTGGCGCATCGACGGGGTTCCTGCGCGGCAACCATCTTTCGCTTCCTCTTGATTTTGAATCCATGAAAGGCGCAGGGCAACGTTTGGGGACGGGATCCATTATCGTGTTTGATAAGAAAACCTGCCTCGTTCAGGCCACAATCAATATTCTTTCATATTTCGCTCGCGAATCGTGCGGTTGGTGTACCCCGTGCCGTGAGGGCCTGCCGCTTATGTTGCAAGTGCTCAAAAAAATCGAATCGGGTCAGGCAACACCTGACGATATGCAAACACTCCGTATCATGGCGGCCCAGATGCGACATGCGTATTGTGGCCTGGCTGAAGGGGCGGCAGCCCCAGTGTTGGGACTTCTCGACGAATTTTCCGATGAAGTCCGTGATCATCTGAATGGCAAAGGGTGTCCTTTTACGCGCGACGGAAGCTTCCCGAAACCCGGCGCCTGGAATGACAGGTCGGTTAAAACCGAACGGAGAGGCCCATGA
- the nuoE gene encoding NADH-quinone oxidoreductase subunit NuoE, whose protein sequence is MLPEDLEQRLQDMVAAAEFSREKIVDVMYVLQNHFGYLTDSAVRHTARLTGVTPVEVEELATFYDFIYRQSVGRYVIHVCDGVVCWMHHEKNIFGHLCDRLGVGIGETTPDGLFTVLPTACLGDCHNAPALLINGKFYGPLTPEKVDAILQELREKAEDDPMAMCR, encoded by the coding sequence ATGCTGCCTGAAGATCTGGAACAACGACTGCAAGATATGGTTGCTGCGGCAGAGTTCTCCCGCGAAAAGATCGTTGACGTGATGTATGTACTGCAAAATCATTTTGGCTATCTGACCGATTCGGCAGTACGTCACACGGCGCGTTTAACGGGTGTCACACCGGTTGAAGTCGAAGAACTGGCGACATTTTACGATTTTATCTATCGGCAGTCTGTTGGGCGATATGTCATTCATGTCTGTGACGGTGTCGTATGCTGGATGCACCACGAAAAAAATATTTTTGGTCATCTCTGCGACAGGCTTGGTGTGGGGATAGGTGAAACAACACCAGACGGTCTTTTTACAGTGTTACCGACGGCTTGCCTTGGTGATTGTCATAATGCACCGGCATTACTTATTAATGGAAAATTTTACGGCCCCCTGACCCCGGAAAAAGTCGATGCAATTTTGCAAGAACTGCGTGAAAAGGCCGAAGACGACCCCATGGCCATGTGCAGGTAG
- a CDS encoding NADH-quinone oxidoreductase subunit B/C/D: MSVFSDIIQEDGRVLGLADIAINWCRKNSLWPFFFGLSCCFVEEATTFTARYDIARFGSEVFRGTPREADVLIVSGTVFKKIAPVVLRLYEQMAEPKWVISMGSCANTGGMYDVYSVVQGVNQIIPVDVYVPGCPPRPEALLQGLVTLQERIARNERPIRPVLGLSGGHQGGGEDVLVDGASMFRDTRGPGMNGIPARGSDVTPPHFFDSRCDDMWTPSAPRISLTAAQNNLVHALQQRFPGDVTIDDNAVDMPTVTVSVSLCIDVLHWLKYDAPIRFVRLEDLTAIDERTRRELEGRPDFTMIYTLTSLDDASCFRVRVPLHGEYPEVPSLMPIWPSANWYESEVWDMFGIHFSDHPNLTRLIMPKEWNGHPLRKDAIHRATEMSGYTTDDARALQPVDAAELFVDHLGKQTGDEEFLLNIGPHHYSTHGLIRFVVELHGEEITDMVTEIGYHHRGVEKIAEHQSWHQFIPYTDRLDYLSGTANNLTYLLAVEKLCGIDVPDRAQCIRVMLAEFFRLSNHLLWFGTFVQDLGMMTPIFHAFREREMIMDIVETITGARLHPAWLRVGGLAMDLPEGWKNLVGDFVRIFGKRIDHYESLVSGNPIFKARVKGIGYLPQHEAIDWGITGPNLRASGVAWDLRKVAPYSGYEHFDFEVPTRDAGDCLARYEVRMEEMRQSLRIIEQAARLMPGGRVKAADYRYSLPNKDETLHDIESLIHHFINATRGPKIPPGEAYVATEVARGEQGFYIVSDGLDMPYRLHMRSPGYANVQALPMLVKGHSVADFIAIIGSLDYILADIDR, encoded by the coding sequence ATGTCAGTATTCTCAGATATCATACAAGAGGACGGGCGAGTGTTGGGGCTTGCCGATATAGCAATCAATTGGTGTCGAAAAAACAGCTTGTGGCCGTTCTTTTTTGGTCTTTCCTGTTGTTTTGTCGAAGAGGCGACGACATTCACCGCTCGTTACGATATTGCCCGCTTTGGATCAGAAGTTTTCCGTGGAACACCGCGAGAAGCCGACGTCCTGATTGTTTCCGGGACAGTCTTCAAAAAAATAGCACCGGTTGTCTTGCGATTGTACGAGCAGATGGCCGAACCGAAATGGGTTATTTCCATGGGCTCGTGCGCCAATACGGGCGGCATGTACGATGTATATAGCGTGGTTCAGGGGGTGAATCAGATTATTCCTGTGGACGTCTATGTTCCGGGATGTCCTCCACGGCCAGAAGCGCTTTTGCAGGGGCTTGTGACATTGCAGGAACGTATTGCTCGCAACGAGCGTCCGATACGTCCCGTGCTTGGATTGTCCGGTGGACATCAAGGCGGAGGAGAGGATGTGCTGGTGGATGGAGCCTCGATGTTTCGAGATACACGAGGACCGGGCATGAACGGCATACCGGCACGAGGAAGTGACGTCACCCCACCGCATTTTTTTGATAGTCGATGTGATGATATGTGGACCCCTTCGGCACCGCGCATTTCATTGACAGCCGCACAAAACAATCTTGTACACGCCCTCCAGCAGCGATTTCCCGGTGATGTTACGATTGATGACAATGCCGTCGATATGCCCACCGTGACGGTTTCTGTGTCACTATGCATCGATGTTTTGCACTGGCTCAAATACGATGCGCCGATTCGATTTGTTCGCCTGGAAGATCTGACGGCCATCGATGAGCGGACGCGCCGTGAACTGGAGGGGCGTCCTGACTTCACCATGATTTATACGCTGACGTCATTGGATGATGCCAGTTGCTTTCGTGTCCGTGTTCCTCTTCACGGTGAGTATCCTGAAGTACCGTCGTTGATGCCGATTTGGCCGTCAGCGAATTGGTACGAGTCGGAAGTTTGGGATATGTTCGGCATTCACTTTTCTGACCACCCCAATCTGACGCGACTCATTATGCCAAAGGAGTGGAACGGACATCCGCTTCGAAAAGACGCAATTCATCGGGCAACCGAGATGTCTGGCTATACTACGGACGACGCCAGAGCCCTGCAACCGGTTGATGCCGCAGAGTTGTTTGTCGACCACTTGGGGAAACAGACAGGTGATGAAGAGTTTTTACTCAATATTGGTCCCCATCATTACAGTACTCACGGACTGATTCGTTTTGTCGTAGAACTCCACGGAGAAGAGATCACCGACATGGTGACCGAGATCGGCTACCACCATCGCGGAGTAGAGAAAATCGCCGAACATCAATCTTGGCATCAGTTTATTCCCTATACTGACCGCCTGGATTATTTGAGCGGAACAGCGAACAATCTCACGTATCTTTTAGCGGTAGAGAAACTGTGTGGCATTGATGTTCCCGATCGAGCACAGTGCATTCGAGTCATGCTGGCCGAATTTTTCCGATTGTCCAACCATCTTCTCTGGTTTGGCACATTTGTGCAGGATTTAGGAATGATGACGCCGATTTTCCATGCATTTCGCGAGCGTGAAATGATTATGGATATCGTGGAGACCATTACGGGAGCGCGTTTACATCCTGCCTGGCTTCGCGTCGGTGGGCTTGCTATGGATTTACCAGAAGGCTGGAAAAATCTCGTTGGTGATTTTGTTCGCATTTTCGGGAAACGTATTGACCATTATGAAAGTTTAGTTTCGGGAAATCCCATTTTCAAAGCGAGAGTGAAGGGTATCGGCTATCTTCCACAGCATGAGGCCATTGATTGGGGGATTACCGGTCCGAACTTGCGAGCAAGTGGCGTTGCCTGGGATTTACGCAAAGTCGCGCCGTATTCCGGATACGAACATTTTGATTTTGAAGTTCCTACGCGTGATGCTGGAGATTGTCTTGCTCGGTATGAAGTCCGTATGGAAGAAATGCGGCAGAGTCTTCGTATTATTGAACAAGCAGCGCGACTCATGCCTGGGGGCAGGGTGAAAGCGGCAGATTATCGATACAGCCTGCCTAATAAAGACGAGACCTTGCATGATATTGAGAGCCTTATTCATCATTTTATCAATGCAACCAGAGGGCCGAAAATTCCACCGGGCGAAGCCTACGTTGCTACGGAAGTCGCACGCGGTGAGCAGGGCTTTTATATCGTTAGTGATGGACTCGACATGCCGTATCGTTTGCACATGCGTTCCCCCGGATATGCCAATGTGCAGGCATTGCCGATGCTGGTGAAAGGACACAGTGTCGCCGACTTCATCGCCATTATTGGTTCTTTGGACTACATTTTAGCCGATATCGACAGGTAA
- a CDS encoding NADH-quinone oxidoreductase subunit A, with protein MHTMTGTLATDLTLWTPGVFTLIVYIFLVLGLIGTILLLVVLLNPRRPRPEKGRPYECGVIPTGHARFRFPTPFYLVAAFFLLFDVEAVYIVSWAVSFERQNVDAFVRMTVFIVVLLAGLFWIWRKGGLEWGVKPKR; from the coding sequence ATGCACACGATGACCGGCACGTTGGCAACGGATTTGACTTTATGGACCCCTGGGGTCTTCACTCTGATTGTCTACATCTTCCTTGTTTTGGGACTTATTGGAACCATTCTGTTGCTGGTGGTTTTACTCAATCCCAGACGACCACGTCCGGAAAAAGGCAGACCGTATGAGTGTGGCGTCATTCCCACTGGCCATGCTCGTTTCCGTTTTCCGACGCCGTTTTATCTTGTGGCTGCGTTCTTTCTTCTTTTCGATGTGGAAGCAGTCTACATCGTCAGCTGGGCTGTCTCGTTTGAGAGGCAGAATGTGGATGCATTCGTGCGAATGACAGTGTTTATTGTCGTTCTTTTGGCAGGATTGTTCTGGATATGGCGTAAGGGAGGCCTGGAATGGGGCGTCAAGCCAAAACGATGA
- a CDS encoding glycoside hydrolase family 15 protein, whose amino-acid sequence MAKEKKYTSNAASPYSAYSPLENYGFISDCHSSALVSQTGSIDWCCMPRFDSRAVFARLLDNERGGAFSITPTDEFSSTRQYIENTLVLETVFTTKTGTVRLRDCLTMCEGGRLSPRKQLLRIVDGLSGWVDLSVHIAPRLDFGAIRPWIQSLRGHNCPCFSVIGGADGFLITGLPTLEKDGRHNLVASFRLQAGEKARVSCMYCQPEIIDAQHYTLPEIEELDVMLVETTDWWQRWAQRGHADGPRPDLAMRSACILKGLTNAPTGAIAAAATTSLPESLEGDRNWDYRFSWVRDAVFSVRALVALGFEREADGFRRFIERSAAGSAEDLQIMYGLGGERSLPEIHITTLEGWRRHGPVRVGNAASRQKQHDLYGELLDLAHRWHDIGHCPDDDYWEFLCETIEAAIQNWHKPDRGIWEIRGPVRHFVHSKAACWSALNSAISLAHRLSRPAPFDQWGEIRHTIRNDVEKHGYDTARGVFVQSYDNTQMDAALLLLPIIGFVDHMDPRMLRTVDCIMDELMEDGLLLRYRQTGDSSNTGDGLTGREGYFLACTFWLVECLACQGRREEALALFERTVDVGNDLGLFAEEYDPSRHCMVGNFPQGLTHLSLVTANASLDKSSTCRKRTFQQKNDK is encoded by the coding sequence ATGGCCAAAGAAAAAAAATATACATCCAATGCAGCATCGCCTTATTCAGCATATTCCCCACTTGAGAATTACGGTTTTATCTCTGATTGTCACAGCTCTGCCCTGGTTTCTCAGACGGGTTCAATAGATTGGTGTTGCATGCCAAGGTTTGATTCTCGTGCAGTATTCGCTCGTCTGCTCGACAACGAACGTGGAGGGGCATTCTCTATAACTCCAACAGACGAATTTTCGTCGACTCGTCAATACATTGAAAATACCCTGGTGCTTGAAACGGTCTTTACAACAAAAACCGGGACTGTTCGCCTTCGGGACTGTCTTACGATGTGCGAAGGTGGGAGGCTCTCTCCTCGCAAACAACTTCTTCGTATCGTTGACGGCTTAAGCGGTTGGGTAGACCTCTCCGTTCATATTGCACCACGACTCGATTTTGGTGCAATTCGTCCTTGGATACAGTCTCTTCGAGGGCATAATTGCCCGTGTTTTTCCGTTATAGGTGGAGCCGATGGGTTTCTCATTACAGGCCTTCCAACGTTGGAAAAAGATGGCCGACACAATCTTGTCGCTTCTTTTCGACTCCAAGCCGGAGAAAAAGCGAGAGTATCCTGCATGTATTGTCAGCCCGAAATCATCGACGCACAGCATTATACCCTTCCTGAGATTGAAGAACTCGATGTTATGCTCGTTGAGACCACTGACTGGTGGCAGCGTTGGGCTCAACGAGGTCATGCTGATGGGCCTCGCCCGGACCTTGCCATGCGCTCAGCCTGTATTCTCAAAGGACTGACCAATGCTCCCACTGGGGCCATTGCCGCCGCTGCAACGACATCGCTCCCTGAAAGTTTGGAAGGAGATCGCAATTGGGATTATCGGTTTAGTTGGGTCCGTGATGCGGTTTTTTCCGTCCGAGCCCTTGTTGCCTTGGGTTTTGAGCGTGAAGCCGATGGCTTCAGACGATTTATTGAACGAAGCGCCGCCGGCAGTGCAGAAGATCTCCAAATCATGTATGGCTTGGGAGGAGAACGCAGCCTGCCCGAAATCCATATTACAACGCTCGAAGGGTGGCGCAGGCATGGCCCGGTTCGTGTCGGTAATGCCGCCAGCAGACAAAAGCAACACGACCTCTATGGAGAATTGCTTGATCTGGCCCACCGATGGCATGATATTGGGCATTGTCCGGATGATGACTACTGGGAGTTTCTCTGCGAAACGATCGAGGCAGCTATACAAAATTGGCACAAACCAGACCGGGGAATTTGGGAAATTCGCGGACCAGTCCGACACTTTGTTCATTCGAAAGCAGCGTGCTGGTCTGCACTAAACAGTGCAATATCTTTGGCCCATCGTTTGTCTCGTCCGGCACCGTTTGATCAATGGGGTGAAATCCGTCATACAATACGGAATGACGTGGAAAAACATGGGTATGATACCGCTCGAGGTGTGTTTGTCCAATCGTATGACAACACCCAGATGGACGCAGCCCTTTTACTTTTACCCATCATCGGGTTCGTCGATCATATGGATCCACGCATGCTCCGTACTGTAGACTGTATTATGGACGAACTCATGGAAGATGGTTTGCTTTTACGATATCGTCAGACTGGCGACAGCAGCAATACCGGTGATGGACTTACAGGACGTGAAGGATATTTTCTTGCCTGCACGTTTTGGTTGGTTGAATGTCTGGCGTGTCAGGGGCGTCGCGAAGAGGCTCTTGCATTGTTTGAACGCACTGTCGATGTAGGAAACGATCTTGGTCTGTTTGCCGAAGAATACGATCCCTCACGGCACTGCATGGTGGGTAATTTTCCACAAGGCCTCACCCACCTTTCTCTGGTGACGGCCAACGCATCGCTGGATAAGAGTTCCACATGTCGAAAGCGTACATTCCAGCAAAAAAACGACAAATGA
- a CDS encoding cytochrome ubiquinol oxidase subunit I yields MDHIVLSRIQFGLTTLFHITWPLLSIGLSIFIFTAEILWLRTKKAGWYHQARFWSKIFLLNFAVGVASGIPLEFQFGTNWSGFSTQTGHFLGQMLSIDATLGFMIEAAFLYIMVAGWSRVSPRFHLFSTGMVALGATISSFWIMVANSWMQTPAGGEMVNGVFVLKNMTDAIFNPDMPVGFTHMWLACLATTAFLLCGVSAWFLLRGIKTDFFMRSFKFSIAAALILAPLQAITGDFSGQTVAKHQPAKLAATESHWETNAPGQGAAWSVIAWPDPDNERNIIELRIPYVLSLLATHNPVGKVTGLKDIPREDRPPILPLFYSFRIMVGIGTCMIFLALWAAWAWRSGRLSPARLQTQRPLLWACVLMAPFAYIAVWMGWIMREVGRQPWIVYNMIRTADAATPLSSSSVITSLWIYIALYSVLFVFFLLFVRRILHQGPDTDEIPPTQNRISNTYETETGGIQ; encoded by the coding sequence ATGGACCACATTGTCCTCTCACGAATTCAGTTCGGCCTGACCACGCTATTTCATATCACATGGCCGCTTCTGAGCATTGGCTTGTCTATTTTTATTTTCACGGCCGAAATTCTTTGGCTCAGGACAAAAAAAGCAGGATGGTACCATCAAGCCCGATTCTGGAGCAAAATATTCCTGCTCAACTTTGCAGTAGGCGTTGCCAGTGGAATACCGCTCGAATTTCAATTTGGCACAAACTGGTCAGGGTTTTCGACACAAACCGGTCATTTTCTCGGTCAGATGCTTTCCATTGATGCCACATTGGGCTTCATGATCGAAGCCGCATTCCTCTATATCATGGTTGCGGGCTGGTCACGTGTTTCTCCCCGATTTCACCTCTTTTCAACCGGCATGGTAGCACTGGGAGCAACGATATCCTCATTTTGGATTATGGTGGCGAATTCTTGGATGCAAACACCCGCCGGCGGAGAGATGGTCAATGGGGTCTTTGTCCTCAAAAATATGACAGACGCTATTTTCAATCCGGATATGCCCGTTGGCTTTACCCATATGTGGTTGGCATGTCTGGCAACAACAGCGTTTCTTCTTTGCGGTGTCAGTGCTTGGTTTTTACTTCGAGGAATCAAGACGGATTTCTTTATGCGTTCCTTCAAGTTTTCCATTGCTGCGGCATTGATTCTTGCACCGCTCCAAGCCATTACGGGAGATTTTTCAGGACAAACTGTTGCCAAACATCAACCTGCAAAACTTGCGGCCACCGAATCCCACTGGGAGACAAATGCACCGGGACAGGGGGCTGCCTGGTCCGTTATTGCCTGGCCTGACCCAGACAACGAACGCAATATCATTGAGTTGCGCATTCCATATGTGCTGAGCCTGCTGGCAACACACAATCCTGTTGGCAAAGTGACCGGCCTCAAAGACATCCCCCGCGAAGACCGACCTCCCATTCTTCCTTTGTTTTACTCATTTCGCATCATGGTCGGTATTGGAACGTGTATGATCTTTCTTGCGTTATGGGCTGCGTGGGCGTGGCGTTCTGGCCGATTATCACCGGCACGACTCCAAACCCAACGTCCTCTTCTTTGGGCTTGTGTTCTCATGGCTCCTTTCGCTTATATCGCTGTCTGGATGGGCTGGATTATGCGTGAGGTGGGCCGACAACCGTGGATAGTCTATAACATGATCCGCACTGCCGATGCGGCCACTCCGCTCTCTTCGTCCTCTGTTATCACGTCACTTTGGATATATATTGCGCTGTATAGTGTGCTGTTCGTCTTCTTTCTTCTTTTTGTCAGGCGCATCCTGCACCAAGGTCCAGATACAGACGAAATACCTCCAACACAAAACCGTATTTCGAATACATATGAAACGGAAACGGGGGGCATCCAATGA